From Palaemon carinicauda isolate YSFRI2023 chromosome 29, ASM3689809v2, whole genome shotgun sequence, one genomic window encodes:
- the LOC137622492 gene encoding uncharacterized protein, producing the protein MEKVTPSKGKDNILPEGYCYRLDRVLKSGKESWRCVDRKCKGRLYVIGDECTSASEHDHVPDPAKFVPRLSVMQLRRRAATSNDPPRRLIQEAQLNLCPEVVAILPKYQSLQRTVERQRKAKGSPLSTPSYVGEIDIPQELVCTCGGEHFLAYDSGSDDPDIYFIFATPQNLKLMKETKRWMGDGTFKIAPQLFYQLYVIHIIYKGIVLPVVYILL; encoded by the coding sequence ATGGAGAAGGTAACACCATCCAAAGGAAAAGATAATATATTGCCCGAAGGCTACTGTTACAGACTTGACAGAGTGCTTAAGAGTGGGAAAGAGTCATGGCGTTGTGTAGACCGGAAGTGCAAAGGAAGGTTATATGTTATTGGAGATGAATGCACATCTGCCAGTGAGCACGATCATGTGCCAGATCCTGCAAAGTTTGTGCCTAGATTATCAGTGATGCAACTTCGTAGGAGAGCTGCAACATCGAATGATCCACCAAGGCGACTCATTCAAGAGGCACAACTTAATTTGTGTCCGGAAGTAGTTGCTATTCTTCCAAAGTACCAATCCCTTCAGCGAACAGTAGAAAGACAACGGAAAGCCAAAGGATCACCTCTCTCGACTCCAAGTTACGTAGGAGAAATAGATATACCTCAAGAACTTGTTTGCACGTGTGGTGGAGAACATTTTCTTGCATATGACTCCGGTAGTGATGACcccgatatatattttatatttgctacTCCTCAAAATTTGAAACTGATGAAAGAAACTAAGCGCTGGATGGGAGATGGAACGTTCAAAATAGCTCCTCAGCTATTCTATCAGCTATATGTGATTCACATCATTTATAAAGGAATCGTGCTTCCAGTGGTTTATATTCTCCTTTAG